A region from the Fundulus heteroclitus isolate FHET01 chromosome 22, MU-UCD_Fhet_4.1, whole genome shotgun sequence genome encodes:
- the cilk1 gene encoding serine/threonine-protein kinase ICK, translating to MNRYTTIRQLGDGTYGSVILGRSLESGELVAIKKMKRKFYSWEECMNLREVKSLKKLNHANVIKLKEVIRENDHLYFIFEYMKENLYQLMKDRTRLFPESAVRNIMFQILQGLAFIHKHGFFHRDMKPENLLCMGPELVKIADFGLAREIRSRPPYTDYVSTRWYRAPEVLLRSISYNSPIDQWAVGCIMAELYTLRPLFPGSSEVDTIFKICQVLGTPKKTDWPEGYQLASAMNFRWPQCVPSNLKTLIPNASPDAVHLMTDLLQWDPKNRPSSAQALRYSYFHVGQALGTPQQILEQSRPQPGLVQLQPPLQPQQPLLLLKPMPPAQPPPPNQQCTPPRALQQVQPSPASAYQRGLVREQQPKHILKQEQAEAMPQSHLPYIGDKSLQGKPRQQESGSANLLNYQVKPKGGGRRRWGHGTGHLKGEDWDNYDESDLSSLSVLGKSNFPSEKRRQGEDAASRYGNVLDYSRSGGKEDAPLNLNKTAAHQEPLRTASAKQHYLRQSRYLPGISTKKSVTIDVGKDFTGSHLWGGSGLPFGGTLPSRGAHGTNTIPGGYMPSFYKKDGGSAGHRGRQSASVEATASNYATWRSGRSHVNPSANAPTANKSASSLLPRPPLQSVHGRTDWSAKYGHR from the exons ATGAATAGATACACCACCATTAGACAGCTAGGAGACGGCACCTACGGCTCTGTCATCCTCGGCCGCAGTCTGGAGTCGGGGGAACTGGTCGCCATAAAGAA AATGAAACGAAAGTTTTACTCCTGGGAGGAGTGCATGAACCTCCGAGAAGTCAAG TCCCTAAAGAAACTCAATCATGCTAACGTGATCAAACTCAAGGAGGTGATTCGGGAAAACGATCACCTGTACTTCATCTTTGAGTACATGAAGGAGAATTTATACCAGCTGATGAAAGACCG GACACGTCTCTTCCCTGAATCTGCTGTAAGGAACATAATGTTTCAGATCCTGCAGGGACTGGCGTTCATCCATAAGCATG GGTTCTTCCACCGGGACATGAAACCAGAAAATCTCCTCTGCATGGGCCCGGAGCTGGTGAAAATAGCGGACTTCGGGCTCGCCCGCGAGATCAGATCTCGGCCGCCGTACACCGACTACGTCTCGACTCGATG GTACCGAGCTCCGGAGGTGCTCCTCAGGTCCATATCCTACAATTCACCCATAGACCAGTGGGCGGTGGGCTGCATCATGGCTGAGCTTTACACGCTCAGGCCTCTGTTCCCGGGATCCAGTGAAGTGGACACCATATTCAAGATCTGCCAGGTCCTGGGTACGCCAAAGAAG ACCGATTGGCCAGAGGGATACCAGCTGGCGAGCGCCATGAACTTCCGCTGGCCTCAGTGCGTTCCCAGCAATCTGAAGACGCTCATCCCCAACGCCAGCCCCGACGCCGTCCATCTCATGACCGACCTGCTTCAGTGGGACCCCAAGAACAGGCCGTCCTCTGCCCAG GCTCTCAGGTACTCGTATTTCCACGTGGGCCAAGCTCTGGGCACCCCTCAGCAGATCCTGGAGCAGAGCAGACCCCAGCCCGGCCTGGTGCAGCTGCAGCCTCCTCTACAGCCGCAGCAGCCTCTACTCCTGCTGAAGCCAATGCCCCCCGCCCAGCCCCCGCCTCCTAACCAGCAGTGCACCCCGCCGAGGGCTCTCCAGCAGGTCCAGCCGTCCCCCGCCTCAGCGTACCAGCGGGGGCTCGTGCGGGAGCAGCAGCCGAAGCACATCCTGAAGCAGGAGCAGGCGGAGGCGATGCCGCAGAGTCACCTCCCTTACATCGGTGACAAGAGCCTGCAGGGCAAG ccAAGGCAGCAGGAGTCCGGCAGCGCAAACCTTCTCAACTATCAGGTGAAACCTAAAGGAGGGGGGCGGCGGCGGTGGGGCCACGGCACGGGACACCTCAAAGGCGAGGACTGGGACAACTACGACGAGAGCGACCTGTCCTCTCTGAGCGTCCTCGGCAAGAGCAACTTTCCCTCCGAGAAGCGGAGGCAGGGGGAGGACGCGGCGAGCAG GTACGGAAACGTTCTGGATTACAGTCGATCCGGCGGGAAAGAAGACGCGCCGCTGAACCTGAACAAGACGGCGGCCCACCAGGAGCCGCTGAGGACCGCCTCAGCCAAGCAGCACTACCTGAGACAGTCGAGATATCTGCCTG GCATAAGTACAAAGAAGAGCGTGACCATCGACGTCGGCAAGGATTTCACTGGGAGCCATCTGTGGGGGGGCAGCGGCCTCCCCTTCGGGGGGACTCTGCCGAGCAGAGGAGCGCACG GTACAAACACGATCCCTGGCGGATACATGCCGTCGTTCTACAAGAAAGACGGcggctctgccggccaccgagGGAGGCAGAGTGCGTCGGTGGAAGCAACGGCGTCAA